One region of Cheilinus undulatus linkage group 4, ASM1832078v1, whole genome shotgun sequence genomic DNA includes:
- the LOC121508865 gene encoding uncharacterized protein LOC121508865: MLQLRTWILGCTLLVLMTLCAPTAYCKTQHEGSKQLEDLRLVLVGKTGSGKSASGNTILGRESAFKRDISPESVTAKCHRVEVQDGGRSIAVVDSPGLFDTSQTKKDVKGEIENCIKQSVPGPHVFLLVVSLKARFTEEEKTSVKWIQDNFGSDSSMYTIVLFTHADFLEGKSVEDFVSESKYLRKLITECGGRYHSLINGKRQSRDQVHQLLDKIDAMVEFNGGSHYTSEMYQKAQKELEEEERRRMEEEETIRKAKERMGSCKMVAYGFMGLLGLGAWYPSHLVSLIAGVLGREAFDCVKDMFKYEGQQHGSTTIQGNRKPPCAKARLPQVSHNTHVSRQARSCSNIITQGWDYFFGHLGTGEGKSKIMAEEIPLREKKQKTLPRSDGCGLNNFDALDLSGGLRIVLVGKTGSGKSATGNTILGRAAFKEDPSPVSVTKHCETQSGEVDGTQVQVIDTPGLFDTGITEEDLKTRIEECVKMSVPGPHAFLLVIRLGVRFTEEERNAVKWIQDNFGDDASMYTIMLFTCKDQAKADNALKECKELRRLSITFGRRYHAFNNNDADDRVQVTELITMIKEMIQDNGGKHYTNEMYEKAQRKLKEEEELRIKEEEEKKEEERKMWDAEREKQEKEREKEKKVKRKNIRVASAAAVVLVLAGVVIAVGANTTVALALGAPVLVLGVFCGLAAICIWKGIRCKAKKGVPV, encoded by the exons ATGTTGCAACTTAGAACCTGGATCCTTGGGTGCACCCTGCTTGTGCTGATGACCTTATGTGCTCCAACTGCTTACTGCAAAACTCAGCACGAAG GTTCTAAACAACTGGAGGACCTGAGACTGGTTCTGGTGGGGAAAACAGGATCAGGGAAGAGTGCTTCTGGAAACACCATCCTGGGGCGTGAAAGTGCCTTTAAAAGAGACATTTCACCCGAGTCTGTGACTGCCAAGTGTCACAGAGTGGAGGTTCAGGATGGTGGCAGGAGCATAGCTGTGGTGGACAGCCCAGGGCTGTTTGATACCAGCCAAACAAAAAAGGACGTGAAAGGGGAGATTGAGAATTGTATTAAACAGTCTGTTCCTGGACCCCATGTTTTTCTGTTGGTGGTCAGTCTGAAGGCGAGGTTCACCGAGGAGGAGAAGACGTCTGTGAAGTGGATCCAGGATAATTTTGGCTCTGACTCCTCCATGTATACAATAGTCCTGTTCACACATGCTGACTTTTTAGAGGGTAAATCTGTAGAGGACTTTGTGTCAGAGAGCAAATATTTACGAAAACTCATCACAGAGTGTGGAGGAAGATACCACTCTCTTATTAATGGCAAGAGACAAAGCAGAGACCAGGTCCATCAACTTCTAGATAAGATAGATGCAATGGTGGAGTTCAATGGAGGAAGCCACTACACCAGCGAGATGTACCAGAAAGCCCAGAAGGAactagaggaggaggagagaagaaggatggaggaggaagagacaaTCAGAAAGGCAAAGGAGAGAATGGGTTCATGTAAAATGGTAGCTTATGGTTTTATGGGACTGCTTGGATTAGGAGCATGGTATCCCTCACATTTAGTTTCACTTATAGCTGGAGTGCTGGGACGGGAAGCTTTTGATTGCGTTAAAGACATGTTCAAATA TGAAGGCCAACAGCATGGCtccaca ACAATACAAGGAAATAGGAAGCCCCCCTGTGCTAAGGCCAGGCTTCCACAAGTTTCCCACAACACTCATGTCTCACGTCAAGCCCGGAGCTGCTCTAATATCATTACTCAGGGCTGGGATTACTTTTTTGGCCACCTGGGAACTGGGGAAGGTAAATCCAAAATAATGGCTGAAG AAATACCACTTCgagagaaaaagcagaaaactcTACCTCGCTCTGATGGGTGTGGTCTGAACAACTTCGATG CTCTGGATTTGTCTGGAGGCCTGAGGATTGTCCTAGTGGGAAAAACAGGATCAGGAAAGAGTGCTACAGGAAATACCATCCTTGGGAGAGCTGCATTCAAAGAAGACCCCAGCCCCGTGTCTGTGACCAAACACTGTGAGACACAGAGCGGAGAGGTGGACGGGACTCAGGTGCAGGTGATCGACACTCCTGGTCTGTTTGACACAGGCATCACAGAGGAAGACTTAAAGACCAGGATAGAGGAGTGTGTCAAGATGTCGGTGCCTGGGCCTCATGCCTTCCTGCTGGTGATCAGGCTAGGAGTCCGCTTCACCGAGGAAGAACGAAACGCTGTCAAGTGGATCCAGGATAACTTTGGAGACGACGCCTCCATGTACACCATCATGCTGTTTACATGTAAAGACCAGGCCAAGGCTGACAATGCTCTGAAAGAGTGCAAGGAGCTGCGGAGACTCTCCATTACATTTGGCCGCAGGTACCATGCCTTCAACAACAATGACGCAGACGACCGTGTGCAGGTCACAGAGCTGATCACCATGATCAAGGAAATGATACAGGATAATGGAGGGAAACACTACACCAACGAGATGTACGAGAAAGCCCAGAGGAAgctgaaagaggaggaggagctcaggataaaggaagaggaagagaagaaagaggaagagaggaaaatgtgggacgcagagagggagaagcaggagaaagagagagagaaggagaaaaaggttaaaaggaAGAATATACGAGTGGCGTCAGCAGCTGCTGTGGTGTTGGTGTTGGCTGGGGTGGTCATAGCAGTGGGAGCTAACACCACAGTGGCTTTGGCTCTAGGGGCTCCTGTGCTCGTCCTTGGTGTGTTTTGTGGTTTAGCTGCTATTTGTATTTGGAAAGGAATAAGATGTAAAGCCAAGAAAGGAGTCCCAGTATAA